In the bacterium SCSIO 12741 genome, CTCCCCTCCTTTCCTTCCTGATCGGATTTGAAAAAGAGCTGGAATACCTGTTCCAATATTTGGGGGTCAATTCCCGGGCCATTGTCGGTAACTGAAAACTGTAACATCTCTCCATGTTGCTCAAAACCAATGGTAATCAAACAATTGGACTTATCACAAAACTTGATGGCATTGTCAATCAAATTTTGGAAGATCTGTCTTAACGCTACCCGATTGAATAATAATACCGGCGGGGTTTCTTCAAGCTGGATCCGAATATTTCCATCGGACTCATAGGAATGACTGATCTCGTCGATGAGTTCCTGGATATCAATCCGGTCCATTTCCTGGTCCCCTAATGCTGAGGTGGAATAGGACAGAATGTCCTCAATCAAGGATTTCATTTGCTCCGCACAGGTTTGAATCAACGCCAGGTACTCTTCCATTTCTTCCGGAGAGCTTGCCCCCTTTTGCACCTGGATCAATTGAAGAAGCCCCAGGATTCGATTCAAAGGGGCTTTGAGATCATGAGATACCGTGTAAGCAAACTTCTCCAGGTTTCCGTTCATTTCCTGGAGCGTTTTCTTTTCTACAACATTGGCCTCCAATTCCTCATTCAACCAGTTGAGTCCTTGCGCCACCGCATCCAGCGGAACAGAGAACTTGGTTAAATCCAGCGGACCTGGAAACCTCAGCGATGCCATTCCTCCAATCATTTGGAGAATCTGGACAACTTGCTGATTTTCTTTTTCGTTTAAAGGCATGGTCTTACTCCTTACTTTTTAACCACTTAACCGCACTTTCTTCGTCGGTAAATAGTCTAACCGGATAATCCCCACGAATAAAACCAAGGAAAAAGTTCCCCAAGATTTGACTCGAATAGTTTTCTACTATCATAGCCATTGCTTGAGTAGTATCTATCACCTCCTTCTTTTTGGAGTAGAACCTTGCTTCCCGGTTTGCGCCAGGAGTTGCCCTCATATCCAGCAGTAATAGCTGCTTGGATCGATTGGGTTCTAATTCACGCCGAACTCTAAAGATCTCTTGAGCATCGCTCAAAGTGATTTTCGAGTTTTGGGTAAAGGTCATATGAATGATACCCTGATCGTCTAATGAGACGTCAGCTGCCCTTGTGGGTATTGTTTTCATGAGAATATCCCGATCCCGATTTTGAGTAAAAATTTAGTAATTCCTTACGAATTCTAAACCATTTTGTTCCAAAAAGGGTCGGAGTGGGCCAGAATTACTCCTGGGAAGCGGCCAATGCCAGGCTGAGTGCCTTGAAGAGAGATTCCCCGCCAACAAGGCATCCCCATTCGATCATTTCGAAGAGTTCTTCCTCTCTGGATTCGTTGTATTCCTTCTCAACGGTGTATATGGAAATCTCCGCTGGTGGATCGCTCAATACTTGCTCGATGCTTCCCTCCTGGGTAAAATCAACTCCTTCACCCTCGCACTCCAAAGCAACCTGAATCAACTTTTCGGGAAGACATTGAAAAACACGCACTTCGTGCTCTGAGCGAAATTCGAGGAATTTGATTTTGCGCAAAATACCGGCAAATACCACGTCACTGAACAGCTCGATGATTTGCTTAGCCTTGGCAGGTTCCTCTTTTTTCATTTTTTCCCAATCCGGAGCAGTGATTCCATTAACAACCAGGTATTCAACGAATTCCTGTTCCATTTCCATCAATTCCTCGTGGGTCAATAAGCGGTACTTTGCCATGGCTCAAATTTTTTGCAAAGAAACACCAGGATTTACAAATACGGGGTGATTAAATGAGACTTTATTTCCAGGAGCTAAACCCCAGTCTTTCCGGACTTTTGCATCTCCTTGCGCACACCTTCTCTTAAGTCTTCTGGGTCGTATACCTGAGCCCCTTTTCTCACGGCCTGTAAAGCGGCATAACGAGCGACATTAACCAAAGCTCCACCAGAAAGTTCGTATTGATGAGTCAAGTTTTTAAGAAACTTTCGATCTCCAAACCTTCCTTCAACCAAGGAAGACAAAAGCTGAAAACGCTCGGAGGAATTGGGTAAAGGAAAGTAGATCATGGATTGAAATCGTCTTGAGAAAGCACTATCCATGTTGGATTTGAGGTTACTCGCCAAAATAATGAGTCCGTTGTAATCTTCAATGCGCTGAAGCAAATAAGCCACTTCCTGATTGGCGTAGCGATCGTTGGAGCTTTTGGTTTGCCCTCGCTTTCCAAATAGAGCATCGGCCTCATCGAAGAAAAGAATCCAATTCTTGTTTTCGGCACGATCAAACAGGCGGGCCAGGTTTTCCTCTGTCTCTCCAATGTATTTGGAAATCACCTGAGATAGGTCTACTCTAAAGACTTTACGATTTACTGACTTTCCTAAAAGGCAGGCAGTCATTGTTTTTCCGGTGCCGGAAGGGCCGTAAAAAAGAGCTCGGTATCCGGGCTTCACCCATTTTTCTAAATTCCATTGATCCAGCACTTCTCCCCCATGTTCAATCCAGTCCTTCACTTCAAAGATCTCATGAATTAAAGCCGGAGACATCACCACATCTTCCCAATCCAGATCTGTTTTGATACGGCGTGCCGGGAACTCTGGACTAAACTCAGGTTCGGCATTTCCCGCCTGGAATAGTCGATTGAAAAAATCAGGAGCCACCTGAAGCCGTGAAGAGAACACGGACTCTTTGTACGATTTACTGACGGGTAGCAGCACTTCTTCACGAATTAGGTTGGAATGGGGCTGAAGCATTGAGGCGAGATGAATTCTTTCCGGCAAATTATCCCCGGCCAGGATGAAAGCTGCTGTTTCCACAGTCGGAAGAAACCCACCATGAGTGGATCCCTGGATTCCACCAAATTCGGTATATCCCCGGTCGTAGTTCTTGTTTTTAATGAAGAAAATATCGAGCAGCTGAGGACGAATGTGGGGCAACAATGCCAACAATACCAGGATTCTTTCTGCAAACGACAAGGATAGACTGTGGCAGAACTGAGCATACTCAGAGGGGTCGTGCTCCAGATTTGGTGGCTGAAGTTTGAGAATGTGCTCGTAATCACACTCATGCCCAAAATAGAGCTTAAAGCGTACGTCAAGCACCTCTTCCAACCATCTAATTTCGTGCTCCAGGGTTTCCGCATTTGATTCTGCGATCAGGCCTTCTGTCGCCATTCGGTAAAGAGCATCCTTTTCATCCATGAGTACTTGATTTGGTGATACGACCAGGGCAAACGATCCAGTAAAACATCAAATGCCTTGGTTTCTACTTGAAGACGGACAAAGTCGTCCACTTCCTGAATTTTTCCTTCCCGCTGCAAAAAAGTTTGCCTCAGCCCATCAACACTGGTACTTCCCAAGGCGTTCCACTGCTGAATAATGGCTTGAAGTAGTCCATCTGCCATCTCCTTCTCCTCTTTTTTCAGTTGCACGCGGTCTTCGATAGGCTTTATGGCCTGTAGGCCGCAGAGGTATTTGTTGAGTAGCAAGTGATGTTCCACCGGATGCTCCTCACCTGTAACGATGTATTGCAGCAGATGCACCGCCCGATAGGCCGTTTTTTTGGATTTGAATTTATCTCCTTCCAGGTATTCCAATCGGGAAAAGAGTTGTGGTAAGTAGGGATTGAGGAGCACCAATCCCGCATTTCGAATGAATGAGGCGGTTTCTAACGGTGACTCGTCCTCTTCCTCATCGGTGTATTCCGAATCTAAATCGTCTTCAGCCGTAGACTGATCAGAGTTTTCTTTTAATGGCTGAGGCTTAAGTTCAGGCTGAAATCGCAACTGCTCCTGATTGATTTTCCATTCCTGCTGTGCAATCCTCTTCAATAGCTCGACTTTTAGGGGCTTCAGCGATTCTCCAATGGTGGATTGAGCGGAAACCATTTTCTGCATCCTCTCAACGATTTGTTCTGGCCTTGTTTTGGATTTTAGGCTTAACCACTCCAGAAAATCTGACATCCATCGAAAGCGATCAAAGGTCTGGCTTCCTCTGCGGAACAACCATTTTAAGAGAAACACGGTAACCTCCTGGCGACTGACCTTCCAATGTCCCCAAACTTCTCCTTTGGACTCGGCTTCTTCCGACCATTTCAACCAGTGCTGTAGCCAGGAGGATTCCTGAGCACTTACCTGACTGCTCAAATAAGCCTGAAGGGCCTCAACATTGGCTAATCTTCGAGCCAGTTTGTTCCAATCCTTTCTACGAGCCGTTTCGCTTGCAATTTTTCTGGCTTCCTGTCGGATCCACTTGAGGCGATGTTCGCGCATTCCTTTTTTCTTCCAGGCCAATTCCCATTGCTTATCCTCTTCTTCCCACAAGAAAGCTTCGAAGGTCCCAAAGCCCAAGGCCGGATCTAACTCCATAGCCCCATCTTCACTTTCCACCTGCCACTCCCGCACAAGATATTCCCGTACTCTATGACTCACCTCACTCTTATCCCCCAGTAACTCTACTCTAACCCAACGATTCCAGCTTTCAGGATCCCATCCCAAATTTTGCCGCAGTCGATTGTGTAACCAGCGCATGGTACTTGCCGGACTCATAGCTCCTTTGCCAGCCGATTGATTCAATAAAGCCTCCCAAAAGCCAAGAACCGGATCGCCAGAAAACCAAAGATTCAATTCACCAGAGCTCACTCCGTTTTCCATCAACGATTCACGCATCTGCAGCAATACCTCATGAAAAACCAACCAATCCTGGGATCGTTTTTCATGGCCTTTGAGCAATAAACGAACGATGGGTTCGGTCAATGTGGAATTAGAACTTTCCTCCATTGCTTCTACGAATCGGGAAAGAGCTGCGGGTTTCCAATCCGTTTGCAACAAACGATTGTAGAGAGCTGTGGGCTCATTTTTCAGCGTCTTCTTGAGTAATTCGTTGATACTAAGGTTCGACCAGTCCTTCCCCCACCAGGGCAATGATCCGGTGATGAGTAGATGGAGCAACACATCCACTTGATTAACCTGGGAAGTCAGGAAATCTTTCTTTTCCAGAGACTCCGCCACAAAGTCGACCTTATCTCCTAAACTCTGCTTGAGCCATTTGAACAAGGGATCCGATTTCCATTCCGGTTTTTCCAATACCTGAGCCAGGGATTGTTGATCGATGTGTTGCGTAGCTCGCCAATGTTGAACAAAAAATGCAGGCCATTGATCCGCCGGTTGATTACTTATAAGCCATTGAAAAACAAGGCTTCGCTCGGTTTCCGTCGCTTCTTTTTCGGAAACTCCAAAAGACCTTTGAAGGGCTACTAAAGACTTAAAGTATAAATTTCGGTTAAACTTATAATCAACTGAATAATAATTCAATAAAACAAAAATCCACTTCTTCTGAACGGCTATTTCTAAGGATTGATAAACCGCCATTAGTCGATCCGTATTTTCCGTTTTTCCCACAAGTACCGCAGGATCTTGCTCGAGGAGGAGGTTTACCCAAACGTTCAATTGATCAATAGACCAGTGAGCCGGTCGAACCCGATCCGAATTCCGAAACTGAGCTTCCATCCAAAGCCTCATTTCAACCGATTCACGTTCCCGCCTAAAGATCGGCGCGTACTTAGGCCATTGCATTTCGACCCAAGCGATAGCCCGTGGATGAAGAACCTGATCCTGATGAACAATGGATTGCCAAAGCTGACGGAAACGCGCCGGTTGATCCTGAATGAGGTGTTCAACAAATTCAACCCAAGATTCTTCCGTCAAAGCCTGAAAAGCAGCAGGTAAGGAAGCATGTTTTAGAAAATAGCGAATCTCATTCTCTCCTGGGCTCGCGGTTACTTCCTCCTTTCGGGCAGCCCAGGAAATCTTCATTCGCTTACCCAGTTCTCTTTGCTGCAGTAGATATTTCCACAGAGTCCAGAAGGATCTTCCAGTAGGACGTCCCTGATGCCATTGGGCGCTCATTTCCTTCCATTCTTTTAGGAATCGTAGCCCTTCCATGTTTCGAAATAGCTTTTGCCAGGTAGTCCGATCTTTGTCAACCCTTCGTTGTACTTCCGCAGAAGCCTTCCAGGATTCAAATTCCGTGTAAGACCAGTTTAACCAATCTCGTTCTCCTACATAAAGTAGTTCTTCCCAATCTTCAGAACTTATAGTCCCCTGCTCTATTTCAGAACGTTTGCGAACCTGCCAGGTCAATCCCTTGGGTAATTCTTTGTTGGCTCGTTTAAAAGCTTCATACAATCTGGCCTCTTCTGCCTTCGATGATTCCGCCTGTCGCATTAGGCCCTTGGATCGAATCCATTTTTGAAAAGCAGTAACTGAATCTTCCTTACCCTGAAGATCTTCCTTCCCTCTAATCGATTCTTTGGAGAGTCTCCTTAAAGATTTCCGACTCAAGTTGCTTTTACTGGCCTCATTCTTTTGCTCCTCCAGCTTCAATTCCTTTAGAATATGAATCAAAGAGTCATAGGCAGGACTGGCATCTTCTTGTCGGATGAGACCATGCAGGTAGTCCAACACCTCAGCGTAAACCAAATGGTAGAAATCAGCCATTTGTCGGATTTGGCTGGCCACGAAAGTCTTTCGGTCAAAATGAGATCCCTTTTCCACCAACAAATAATGAAGTACAAACTGCCACAGTCGGCGATTAAAGGTTTCCGAATCTTCTTGAACCACCGGTTGCGTTCGATGCTGTTCACGAGACTCATCCATCAAAGCGAAAATGCTCTCGGCTCCGGAGGGTTCCAGAGATCGAACCAAGGAGCGAAGGGTTCTATCCTCAAAATGAAAGGCCAATCGAGCCCTCACCACTTCCTTTTGCCCCCAATCGCGGATTCGTTCAAGCAATTCAGTCTTGTTGTCGTTCAATTGGTTTTGGAGTTCTTCATCGGGATTATAATCCAGTTCATGAACACCCCACGGTAGGCTTCCAGTGAGTAGATAATGCCCCAGCCAAGCCAATCGATCCGGTTTTAGGAATTCACCTTCCTCTCCCGTACTCACCTCAGGTAAAGGCAATTCCAGTGCTTCTCGTTCTTGGTACTTTTCCAGAAAGAGGGCCAACTCACGAGACACCTGTTGGATCAAGTCGTCCTCCAGGTGGTCCAGGCGCAGGGGATCCAAATTCAATTGGACTTGATTAAAATACCAGGTTTTACCCTGGGGAGAATACCGATCTAAAACTTGCTCTATAGCCCTTTTTAGCTGAGCTTGACCGATTCGACTAATTCGATCCTGAATAGACGTATTCAATTCCTCAGAAGGAATGTCCAACTCCATTCGTTGGGTATAGATTCTATGTGTTTCCTCCGGCACTTTTAACTATCGTATTTGATCCGCGCTGTTGGGAGAAGGATTTCAGGTAGTTCATGATCCGCTCGCTAAGCACATTCAAGGTTTCATTCGCCGGACCACCGTGTAAGGCTTGTGCCCATTGTTCGTAATCCTTTTCAAAATCACGCATCATTTCCAGATCCAACCAATAACAGCGTGCGAGCAAATGGGCTGGAACCAGAGATTGAACCGTCTCCATAACCAGAGAACGGAAGCTTTCGTTTTGAAAACGAGCAGGCCAGGATGGAAAAACAAAACTCAATTGGCCATAGAAAAAGGGATCTTCGGGATCTACGTTCGAGCTTGGTACTTTTTTAGGGGTAACCGGATCCGGTGTGCCTGATTGGCCTTCTTCTGGTCCGGTGGTGGATTGCACGACTTCCAATTCTGGCTTAAGCAAAATGTGCTCCACCAGAAATAGCCCTTCAGACTTAACACTTACTTGAATCAGAAACTGAATAAGGCGCTGCCTAAGCTGCCTCGCTTTGGCCCGAGATTCACATTGCTTAAGCTTGAGCCACCTCCCCTTTTCCTTCAATTGCAGCAGCAGATCGAAACGATTGTTTTCCAGGGGATCTCTAAAAATACGGTAGTTAGTTCGATCTACGCCATTGAAAAGCACTTGATTGAGCACATCCGGTGACGGAGAAGTAAATAGCATTCGCTCCGCATTGGGATCCAATTGAAAATCCTCCGACCACATGGCTTCCACATTAATGATCTCAATATGAGTGGAATCATCCTCGAGCAGTTCACCATCCCAGGTTTCGGTATTCATGGTATCCACTTCGGTTCTAACTTGAAACAAGCTAAATCCCGATTTATCCACCACATCTACCAGCGATCTGTTTTTGTGGTTTTGAATGAGCAGAAGTCGGCATAAACGTTCATGGATACCCGCTACATTGTTCGTATCCCAGCTGTTCTTATTCAAATCAATTCCTCGGGCACGGTTTCTACTCAGGCTCACATACTCCCTTAGAAAGGCCGTTTTATAGCGGATCATTACTTTTTCAAACTTCTCGGGCGTGTAGTAGTAATTGAACTTGGAGAGTGAATATTCCCGGAATGACTCTCCAAATCGAGCGAGCAGGTTGTCGAGAAAGGCGTTTCTACGTTGGCCAAAGTCATCGAACTGGCTTCGAATTTTCTCCAGCTCCTGATCCAACCATTCTTTCGCCTGCTGGCGTTTTGCAGCGGTAGAATGGACTTCAGGAGCATCCTCGTTTTTCAATACTTCCCAAAAGCGAGGCACTTCTTCTGGAGCCTGAAAGTAGTTGGATTGGTCCACATCCTCAATCGAGAAAAGTTTTTTGAGCTCAGAGGTTTGCTTGAGGAAATTGGCAAAGATCTGGTCATAAAACATGAGATAAGCCTTGAGCTGATGAGCTGCCGAACGAGTAGATAAGGAAGCATCTGGCCCCATGCCAAAGCTCCCAATGTTGTAGATCGTAGGAAAATCGTTTTGGAAGGAATAGTAGTTCGACACATCGCGGTATTGCCCCTGAGGCAGATCCTTGCCCGTTTTTTGCGATTCAATTTGATAACTCCGGTTGCGTTGAGCCCGAATTCGGTTTAGCCCTTCTTTCACCAGGTTATTATTCAATACAATGGGCACATTCTTGACCAGAAACTGAACCCCGGATTTTTGAGAAGTAAACATTTCGTAATCCCGGAGCTTCGGTACAAAATTGGGACTCTTGAAAACTCCCGTAATGGGCTGTCCATCCAGAAACAGTTTGAAATCGTGAATGCTCTTTACCCCTTCTACATTGATTAGCCGTTTGATCAAATCACTCAGGTCAAACTCATCGCGAAAGGGCTGTAGCTCCGAATCGATGATGTGCCCATGCTTCATCACCGGGCCGCTGTACAAGCTTTCCTTGGAATACCCTTTAGCCAACATCTCTGCAGCCGAATAAAAGCGTGGTGATGGATTAAAAAATCGTTCTATTCGATATAGAAAGTGCGCCATCACCAATTCGGCACGGGTATTTTCATTGATATGGATCTGACAGGATACGCCCACTTCTTTCCGCGGTAGAACTTCCACTTTACCCAAGGATTCAGAAAGATTGCGAACCAGATTATAGGATTTTCGGGCTTTGGACTTTACCCGTTTTTCGTACCCCACCGGTACAGAATCGTTGAGCAGAAGCCAAACGTTTTTCTCCCCCAGGTTCTTTCCCTTCTCTACCCAGGCATTGTTTACCTCATTGAGTGCGTCGATCAGGTATTTTCGCAAGTCCTGGTTGTTGACCGGATTAACTGGATAGATTTCATCCGGCGGATAGAAAGCATTGTCACCGGCCTTAAGTTTTTCTCCGGGCGTACTCACCAAAATATCTTCTACCGGATACTGGGTTCGATAGGCCATATCCGTCACAGCATAGCAAAGACTCTCGAGAATAGTAACACCGGGATCATGCTCATTGTAATCCGTCCATATATCGCTGGAAAACTTTTGGGTAAAGGAAATCGCCATTTGCCGCAGCTTGCGGTAGTCGAAGATCAATTCCTTATCAACCTTGGCGGGTATGGTTTGAGATTCTTTCACTGCTCTTGCTGCGATCCTGGGTTAAATGCGTTGTTTCTTTGGTATTGTTCGTTGGCCTGTTCATGCAACTTGCCTATCAATTCAAAAACCTCTGAAAAAGGACGGTCACCCAAGGCCTTAAAAATCAAATTAGCCTCATCTACAGTAAGGGTAAACAGGATTTTCTTTCGGGTTGCAGGAACCTGCTTGGAGGACTTATTTAGCGCTTTCATTGGCCTTCTTTTTTATAGGTGTAGCAACAGTTTGATTATCTGAATCGTCCCAAATCTTGGTCACGTTGTATTGAATAAGTCGGTTTGCTCCGTAGTTGCACCGGGTTTTTATTTCCAGGGAATAGTTGTCCAGCTCACCAGTCCATCTCAGGTTTAGTCGATTCCACCACGGTCCGTACCAGGCCTGGGTCTTTCGAATTTTGTTGTGTGAATTGCCATAGGTACTCAAAGCCAAAGCGTGCATCAAAGCGTACTTCCCCTTCTTGGGGTTCCGGCAGCCTTAGCCACTACTTCAAACCCCTGGCAGCCGGTGAGTTTAGACACTATCGGGTGCCATTTACCGTCGGCCGGCACGGTTCCTTTGGCAAAGGTTCCTAATCGACCATCCAGTCCTGCCATTCCGGTTACGTGCAAGGGGTATTCCGGATTTTCGTTGGCCACGCCTAAAAATCCACCCTGCTTGAGGTAGAGCAAACTCTTATCCGTTTTACCGTCCATAAACCGCAATCCAAATTGATCGTTCGCCTGATTTAGCTGAACCGACCAGGCCGGTTTTAAGTCATCAATTTTGCGGTAAAAACTCAACAAACTCTCCGATGATTCGCCTTCCGGAGAAAGCATAAGTCCATTTTGCATGTCCTTGGAAAATCCGTCATCTACTTTGTTTACCGTAGATTCAATTAACTCGGCAAAACTCTTCTGAGTCGGTTTTACACCGTTCTTAAACAACTGCTTGAGCGAAGCTCGATTGAACAGTTTTCCGGTTATGTCATCATTTGCCATAATTGCTAAAAGTTTTTATCCAGTACCAAAACATAGTTCTTCTTGGGATCCGTCGCACCCTGAGCCCCACTCCTGATAAGTGGTGGTTTTTCAGGATGACTGCCAATGATAAAATCGGCACCAATGGTCATATCCGAGATCGACAGCGGACTCGGTTCTTCGTATTTCTCTTGAGAAATCACCTCAATCTGATGCTGGTTGGAAGCTACCAAAACAGCCCAGGGCGCTGAGGGTCTTATTTCTGCGTAGTCAATATTTTTTGCTGCGGTATCGTAGTACCCGTATAGGTTTTCTTCTTTCGGAAAAATCTGAATAACCGAAAAGCTCGTCACGTACTTTACGTACTCCTGCCGCTGTATCAATCCCAGCAACACGTCTTTTTGGATACCCTGATTGGTCTGCGGAACTGCCGATTGATCCACCATCCAGGGAGAAACAAATTCGCGAATGGCTTGATTCAACAATTCCAGGAAATGTCCGTCAGAACCAGATTCGGTAAAGCAGATGTTACATTTAATGAGCAGTTCCTCATACAGTGGGTTTCTTACCGTGATATTCAGATTGGGAGCTGCCAAGGGTTGAATGAACCGTTTTATGGCATCCAACTCAAAAGAACTGGCCTGAAACTGACTTAGGTTTGTTGGCTCCAGCACCTTAGGCACCACCATGATCACGATTTCACCCGGTTTTAGCCATCCCGGACATTGGGTAGGCGTTACACACCTAACGTTGTAGATTTCCTGAAACTCTTGCAGAATCAAGCGTTCGAAATCACGGCGGGTAATGGCTCTATTTTTATGCCCAAGCACCTCACTTACCCGAACGTAGTATTCCTGATCGGTTTCTGCCCCACCACCGCCAAAGGATGAAAAGGGCTGAACCAAAGAATCCAGGTTGGGAAATTTTTGAACGGGCTGGGTAATTTTTCCAGCTGGAAGTACTGGCGGTTCTTTCGAAGTAATACTTCCTTGCCTGATAGCTTCAATCCCCTGGGTGGACACATACAATACATTTCCTACCGGCTTGGTTTCGTCGACCAGTACGGCTCTAAACCAATACTTCTCATGAGGCATGAGGGAATTGTTAAAGGAAATATCACGGGGCAATTGCAGCTGAATTACTCCTGAATTTTGAAATCCACGGGTACCATCCATCAATAGATGATCCGGGTGAAGGTCCATCCATCGGTCATCGGTTAGGTATTGCCATTGAATAACCAGTGGTGGAGTTCCGGCAATGGATGAGGGTACGGAAGCTATTTCCAGGTAAATGTTTACCGCCTCACCGGGCTGAAGCTTCTCCAGTCCAAGAAACAGATAGCCTTTGCCATTGTAATGTGGAAACCAGAAATCGTTTTCAGAAACGCCGTTGGAGAATACCTGATGGTTGCCAAAAGGGTGAATGTGGTAGAGCGAAGCCCGGCTGTTGTAGCCGCTTTTCATTCCCACACCCGGAGCGACTTCTATGGTTTGCTCAGCGCTGTAGCTCAATGAAAAACCAGAGGCCTTGGGCTCAAAAGGTTTTGAAAGAACAACGGGTGGTTGTTTGCCCTTGTTCTGAATGTTTTCCATAGCAATGCGAGTCAGTATTTCTGGGTACTTCTCGCTGCCAAAGGCCTCCATAGGTGCACAAAGGCTCAATTTAAAGAATCCGGATTGCTGCAAGGAATTATACACCTCCTGATCGGTCAGGTTGTCCAGGTAATTGTATCTGAGTAAATCCAAATCCAGCGATGTCATTTCCGTATCCCGGCTGAGGAAGGTTTGATCCTTGCTCCGATAAGTGGCAAATAAGGGGAAGCGCTGACGTATATTTCGCTCAGGCTCCCAGCTATAGTTACTCAATACACTTATGTCTACCTGAAAGCTTTCATCGGTAATTCCGAGACCGTAATTTTCGTAGTACTTGG is a window encoding:
- a CDS encoding HAMP domain-containing histidine kinase, which codes for MASLRFPGPLDLTKFSVPLDAVAQGLNWLNEELEANVVEKKTLQEMNGNLEKFAYTVSHDLKAPLNRILGLLQLIQVQKGASSPEEMEEYLALIQTCAEQMKSLIEDILSYSTSALGDQEMDRIDIQELIDEISHSYESDGNIRIQLEETPPVLLFNRVALRQIFQNLIDNAIKFCDKSNCLITIGFEQHGEMLQFSVTDNGPGIDPQILEQVFQLFFKSDQEGKEGSGIGLATVKKLVEEWGGKIWVDSEKGKGTTFFFTLDLIEAHHLQGE
- a CDS encoding ATP-binding protein, translating into MATEGLIAESNAETLEHEIRWLEEVLDVRFKLYFGHECDYEHILKLQPPNLEHDPSEYAQFCHSLSLSFAERILVLLALLPHIRPQLLDIFFIKNKNYDRGYTEFGGIQGSTHGGFLPTVETAAFILAGDNLPERIHLASMLQPHSNLIREEVLLPVSKSYKESVFSSRLQVAPDFFNRLFQAGNAEPEFSPEFPARRIKTDLDWEDVVMSPALIHEIFEVKDWIEHGGEVLDQWNLEKWVKPGYRALFYGPSGTGKTMTACLLGKSVNRKVFRVDLSQVISKYIGETEENLARLFDRAENKNWILFFDEADALFGKRGQTKSSNDRYANQEVAYLLQRIEDYNGLIILASNLKSNMDSAFSRRFQSMIYFPLPNSSERFQLLSSLVEGRFGDRKFLKNLTHQYELSGGALVNVARYAALQAVRKGAQVYDPEDLREGVRKEMQKSGKTGV